The following proteins are co-located in the Castor canadensis chromosome 5, mCasCan1.hap1v2, whole genome shotgun sequence genome:
- the Ropn1 gene encoding ropporin-1A — MPQTDKQICIPPELPELLKQFTKAAIRTQPQDLIQWAAEYFGTMSRGEIPPVRERSERVALSSWAELTPELLKILHSRVAGRLIIHADELAQMWKVLNLPTDLFNSVMNVGRFTEEIEWLKFLALACSSLGVTIAKTLKIVCEVLSCDHDGGPPRIPFSTFQFLYTYIAEVDGEISASHVSRMLNYIEHEVIGPDGLIKVNDFTQNPRVRLE, encoded by the exons ATGCCTCAGACAGACAAGCAAATATGCATCCCGCCGGAGCTGCCGGAATTGCTGAAGCAATTTACCAAAGCCGCCATCCGGACCCAGCCCCAGGATCTCATCCAATGGGCGGCCGA GTATTTTGGGACTATGTCCCGTGGAGAGATTCCTCCAGTGAGAGAGCGGTCTGAGCGAGTTGCTTTGTCCAGCTGGGCAGAGCTAACACCTGAGCTGTTAAAGATCCTGCATTCTCGG GTTGCTGGCAGACTGATCATTCATGCAGATGAGCTGGCCCAGATGTGGAAGGTGCTGAACCTCCCAACAGATCTGTTTAACAGTGTGATGAATGTGGGTCGCTTCACGGAGGAGATTGAGTGGCTGAAGTTTTTAGCCCTTGCTTGTAGCTCTCTTGGAGTT ACCATTGCCAAAACGCTCAAGATAGTGTGTGAAGTTTTGTCCTGTGACCATGACGGAGGACCTCCCCGGATCCCTTTCAGCACCTTCCAGTTTCTCTACACATATATCGCGGAAGTGGATGGGGAGATCTCTGCATCCCATGTCAGCAGAATGCTTAACTACATTGAACATGAAGT AATTGGTCCTGATGGTTTAATCAAGGTGAATGACTTTACCCAAAATCCCAGGGTTCGGCTGGAATAA